In a single window of the Rhineura floridana isolate rRhiFlo1 chromosome 3, rRhiFlo1.hap2, whole genome shotgun sequence genome:
- the LOC133381148 gene encoding uncharacterized protein LOC133381148 has product MEFADFLSLVQLHVQLLTVCLVQLRDVSLNFMRAEQEREEYEHLMQLQQSRNRLMLLRAKQMKNRRKYSCTPLQMFAAMAHCTFKRNIPRSVWVRDRSRSWWETEVLKYWDDDLWLANFRMTRATLSEIADLLRPHLERQGTNMRNAIPVEKRLAITVWWLATLECYREVAVNFGVGKSTVGDIVVEVCLAIEHVLLSRTVNIGQHQEIMDGFMSMGFPQVVGVVDGCHIPIMAPTGQGKVYINRKGFYSILLQGTCDHTGRFINIEVGWSGKNHDSFVFRNSAIYQAMDAGVFVPENPSITIGGVQVPPLILADADYPMYQWLMKPYGGQLDNCKMGFNRVFNRCRNVVQRSFGRLKSRWSRLTARLPVAEENFVSVVTSCVVLHNICETKGHIVHELFDLSDELELPAYGEQSRRNDNRDACRGNEVRAAIAQFIMDNNF; this is encoded by the exons ATGGAGTTTGCAGACTTTTTGTCTCTTGTACAGCTTCATGTACAGCTATTGACTgtctgccttgtgcagttgagggaTGTGTCCCTCAACTTCATGCGGGCGGAACAAGAAAGGGAAGAGTATGAGCACCTCATGCAATTGCAGCAATCCCGAAATCGATTGATGCTTCTGCGCGCTAAGCAAATGAAGAACCGCAGAAAATATAGTTGTACACCTTTGCAGATGTTTGCTGCCATGGCGCATTGTACCTTCAAAAGAAATATCCCTCGCAGTGTTTGGGTTCGAGATCGTTCAAGATCCTGGTGGGAGACTGAAGTTCTGAAATACTGGGATGATGACCTATGGCTTGCCAACTTTCGTATGACAAGGGCAACCTTATCTGAGATAGCAGATCTTCTTCGACCTCATCTGGAACGACAGGGAACCAATATGCGTAATGCAATTCCAGTTGAGAAGAGGCTGGCTATAACTGTATGGTGGCTCGCGACACTGGAGTGTTATCGGGAGGTTGCAGTGAACTTCGGAGTAGGAAAGTCAACGGTTGGAGACATTGTTGTGGAGGTCTGCCTGGCAATAGAACATGTTCTTCTTTCCAGAACTGTGAATATTGGACAGCATCAGGAG ATAATGGACGGTTTTATGAGCATGGGATTCCCCCAGGTTGTTGGGGTTGTAGATGGATGTCACATTCCGATAATGGCTCCCACCGGACAGGGCAAGGTATAcataaaccgcaagggtttttattCGATATTATTGCAAGGAACTTGTGACCATACTGGGCGTTTCATAAACATTGAGGTTGGTTGGAGTGGGAAAAATCATGACTCCTTTGTTTTTCGGAATTCTGCAATCTATCAAGCAATGGATGCTGGGGTCTTTGTTCCCGAGAACCCGTCAATAACAATCGGGGGGGTTCAGGTGCCTCCACTCATCCTTGCTGATGCTGACTACCCAATGTACCAGTGGCTGATGAAGCCCTATGGCGGACAGCTGGACAACTGCAAGATGGGTTTTAATCGAGTGTTTaaccgctgcagaaatgtggtgcaAAGAAGTTTTGGACGTTTAAAATCAAGATGGAGCCGTCTCACTGCTCGCCTTCCCGTTGCTGAGGAAAATTTTGTTAGTGTGGTAACTTCCTGTGTGGTACTACACAACATTTGCGAGACCAAAGGACATATTGTGCATGAACTATTTGATTTGTCTGATGAGTTGGAACTGCCAGCATACGGGGAGCAATCCCGCAGAAATGACAATCGGGATGCGTGCAGAGGGAATGAAGTTAGAGCTGCTATAGCCCAGTTTATAATGGACAACAATTTTTAA
- the LOC133381149 gene encoding uncharacterized protein LOC133381149, whose protein sequence is MENIEAIILVILATHNLVRLHLHRGGVAGRARRTMRRVMANHISLLHQLLPDICPDSETRLMVEELNAGPHRFWSRQISQDWWERVVLETWEPSQWLQSFRMTKDTFLELCEELRPELQRQTTTMRAPLSVEKRVGIALWKLATTECYRSVASHFGVGRSTVGEVFIEVCLAIEKLLFRKLVALEDPQEVMAGFAEMGFPSCVGVMDRTHIPIICTVRKGTSVSQKGFFPMSMQGTVDHKGRFIDIELSWCGKDKDASFFRNLALCEAMDQGSFVPGTPMMTIGDVEIPPLILGDASYPLKKWLMKPFSGDLTPRKEHFNSRLSDCKKVAKRAFGRLKGRWRCLATRLEVAEENIIPVVVGSVVLHNICENRGHALVDGPWSQDGVWDQAPEGHLKFPTSPADARDGSLVREALASYFMSSS, encoded by the exons atggaAAACATCGAGGCGATCATCCTTGTGATCCTGGCCACCCACAACCTGGTGCGCCTCCACCTGCACCGCGGTGGCGTGGCGGGCCGGGCCCGGCGGACGATGCGGCGGGTCATGGCCAACCACATCTCCCTCCTGCACCAGCTTCTTCCCGACATTTGCCCCGACAGCGAGACCCGGCTGATGGTGGAAGAGCTCAACGCCGGGCCCCACCGCTTCTGGTCCCGCCAGATCAGCCAGGACTGGTGGGAGCGGGTCGTGCTGGAGACGTGGGAGCCGAGCCAGTGGCTCCAGAGCTTCCGCATGACCAAGGACACCTTCCTGGAGCTCTGCGAGGAGCTGCGGCCGGAGCTGCAGCGCCAGACCACCACCATGCGGGCCCCGCTGAGCGTGGAGAAGCGGGTGGGCATCGCCCTCTGGAAACTGGCCACCACGGAGTGCTACCGGTCGGTGGCCAGCCACTTCGGCGTCGGGCGCTCCACCGTGGGAGAGGTCTTCATCGAGGTCTGCTTGGCCATCGAGAAGCTGCTCTTCAGGAAATTGGTGGCGCTCGAAGACCCCCAAGAG GTTATGGCAGGGTTTGCGGAAATGGGGTTTCCCAGCTGCGTGGGGGTCATGGACAGGACCCACATCCCCATCATCTGCACGGTCCGAAAGGGAACCAGCGTCAGCCAGAAGGGATTCTTCCCCATGTCGATGCAAGGCACGGTGGACCACAAGGGCCGTTTCATTGATATTGAACTCAGCTGGTGCGGTAAAGATAAGGATGCCTCCTTCTTCCGAAACTTGGCCCTTTGTGAGGCGATGGACCAAGGGTCTTTCGTGCCTGGGACTCCTATGATGACCATTGGTGATGTAGAGATTCCCCCACTGATCTTGGGTGACGCATCCTATCCCTTGAAGAAGTGGCTCATGAAGCCCTTCTCCGGTGACCTCACTCCTCGCAAAGAGCATTTCAACTCCCGCCTGAGTGACTGCAAGAAGGTGGCCAAACGTGCCTTTGGGCGGTTGAAGGGGCGGTGGAGGTGCCTGGCCACTCGCTTGGAGGTTGCAGAAGAGAACATTATCCCTGTGGTGGTGGGGTCCGTTGTGCTCCACAATATCTGTGAGAATCGCGGGCATGCTTTGGTTGACGGGCCTTGGTCCCAGGATGGGGTGTGGGACCAGGCCCCTGAGGGACACTTGAAGTTCCCAACATCCCCAGCAGATGCACGGGACGGGAGCCTGGTGAGGGAAGCTCTGGCAAGCTACTTCATGAGCAGTTCCTAA